In Haematobia irritans isolate KBUSLIRL chromosome 1, ASM5000362v1, whole genome shotgun sequence, a genomic segment contains:
- the Lrrk gene encoding leucine-rich repeat kinase isoform X2 has protein sequence MMSEDEDAREQVRLIKHRELRQAVTTGDERTVRVLLEALGSERQIIVNMAPSGANTLLFLSSQSGYESITNRLLDAGADGRSHTVTKYSPLYAAVHHGHYNIAKKMLEKFPDLVQQPTVEKWLPIHAACINGHVNLLELLINYNYPEYLYSTYRDEEGIWEWRLPFDPNAQDVTGQTSLYIASILGNKSLVNILLKWKVRARKTSAQSPQSAPITPTRKRISFGIQAIMSRLNISSDGDQMIKEESLECDRCPVNINLLCGAARETSLLAAVRGTFLDVVTVLLQNGANPNIIAKPVEDHNDPKCSEEIYGLSNVPIAEACKQRSLPMVELLLKYGARDDNGSALSVAVASEDEAILNRLLAKRVHPDSDYKINKKGLPTPVEVKVFLPSATNISYSTMFPNTPVIIDWHNNTNVQLPFVRVNWMVNGVLQLNPKLQGHPKITEVALTAITRIDFSHNHLTSLPIEIFNLVSLKYLNVAQNKITQLPPPPASSPTGNRAAYSSPVLEEFYIQDNQLITIPAEIFHLPSLAILDISNNKLQQMPFDMWKAPKLRELNIAFNLLKDLPIPPMQTSSSQLSLDKLDLEPFSKFDSYGSDNRSKLRTLTLQPLVHRNIWSSNLEITDNDMKWNESKKEEGVSQLNSLNIANNLFTSIPAALPCLAVNLTRLNMSYNSLRSMGHVTSYPSTLKQLDLSHNEISCWPSLPRITESDPHLLCYSFVAQNQGGEGDDIPSFSKHSGNSNKASSFRSTVLKSVCRHRRHLRLESLRTLILADNLLNRIQLSTDDVTTLFNESDDSDWSVVGLTKSKLIFPNLSMLDISNNCLKEIPTSLHELTSLSVLNISGNVNVTDLPPNLGLLTRLWNLNTRGCLLQDPLKSMIESKKYKTMDIIGYLKSIYEDAQPYARMKLMVVGVQGIGKTTLLDLLRQGVGSQKPRASENHWAKRMGHSRNLSKSQRGGNISTVGVDIGTWISEKRKKAPGSHGPVVFRTWDFGGQKEYYATHQYFLSKRSLYLVLWKITDGHKGLAEILQWLGNIQARAPNSPVIIVGTHFDAVGDTFSAEKAEELQQIIREKFIAIPDAEKIGLPRVIDSIEISCRTMHNIRLLANIIYDTAFMLKSPGSKEPLLLQKIPASYIALEDIVNVISCNLRASGLDPVLDAENYRKLVTEEMRLHNYKSFRDSAELNQATMFLHDNGVILHYDDATLRDYYFLDPQWLCDMLAHVVTVREINPFARTGIMKLEDLNLLFRNSNSSSNSNRSYIVSLLNKFEVALTWDSRTLLIPSLLPQNEDVTPNAGTIVKISQRTRGRNLNLGCSVSNEINLNNLIYEPIEQSLSSTNDSNGLEMGLRRVLLMTYFPSGFWSRLITRLLADEHITDAIKSVYTTANDQSLEFDLRTSLEHDTQWNLWQTGLSLYYGPILVFKIWELPFQLSHTTQPFRNSNNRFKLKLDGVWSDINLCNSSILEISFPLTHVNIYQEIEDGARQHLAHIEPNMPIIAKLLALAVDHIDLLLEDWYPSLGTRFVHTSEGRFLITRLVMCPKCLKKLALNNKKTESSDGGGGAGGGADTSDSSVAMGGGAGYTQKTRTKRPMYYHAGDNGDDLQLNVFSAYLNATARRERRSEDSLCSDADSGVGPDSAGSSRNTSVDGHPLYNIPDISNVCYTWMIEECILSVYNQTKISCPVHLEMVMMKLAPDVVFADIPEKYTINSESIIKGSLLGRGAFGFVFKATCKIKGSRNFRSVAMKMLQPVPPGPRAKESALMAYKVALGKWDRDPLQHACKAYCTARQELAVLLTLKHPNIVPLVGICIKPLALVLELAPMGGLDSILRQHRRSGAHIGPHTFQILVLQAARAIEYLHRRRIIYRDLKSENVLVWDFPQPHAEDSPRNSIHIKIADYGISRQTAPSGSKGFGGTEGFMAPEIIRYNGEEEYTEKVDCFSFGMFIYENISLRQPFEGHESIKECILEGSRPALTQRETQFPTYCLDLMVLCWDELPKKRPTASQIVSILTAPECIHLLDVIALPHSDKVVCGGFSINNANNMGEEESSDLELWLPGYNSHIDILDTTIHGQFLQSSTIKCTNKFISSDPKSPRVEEVSLKSQSSSPLNTPSSLQASSSSGSSSRTSSATRLPRINMLCCCIIEQCIWIGDAAGTLHSYSLTDYTHIFSYILDPAIKSPLISLVYLRDIERVAVGLHNGRVFLVDSCKVPSNCAFAEGSFVLTEICSGLILHCACAIMVEGTYELWCGEMAGKLNVFPLSKTGVCGHQALCHSDEPNSIEDLRVARMCSNESYIFTCLYPGFMVYQWHAENKTIENKLDCSKLLPCSESLKSIAIDEHLSLIKCQISALCAHGQELYIGTTWGCLIIAEVNTLRPIAVFRPYENEIKSIISVPNQNVPLIATIGRRYRSLISRYMDSAETTTVKNVVTPTHFDHFKNQYKSINPQQDVDNHIHVLLWKAKDWT, from the exons ATCACAAATCGTTTACTGGATGCCGGTGCTGATGGTCGTTCACATACGGTAACCAAATATTCACCATTATATGCAGCGGTTCACCATGGCCATTATAATATAGCTAAGAAAAtgttggaaaagtttcccgattTAGTGCAG CAACCCACTGTAGAAAAATGGCTTCCTATACATGCTGCATGTATAAATGGTCATGTAAATTTACTTGAACTACTTATCAATTACAACTATCCGGAATATCTCTATTCGACATATCGTGATGAGGAAGGCATTTGGGAATGGCGTCTACCATTTGATCCAAATGCCCAAGATGTTACAGGACAAACTAGTCTGTATATAGCCAGTATTTTAGGCAATAAGTCTCTAGTCAATATTTTGCTTAAATGGAAAGTGCGTGCACGTAAAACTAGTGCTCAAAGTCCACAAAGCGCACCCATTACGCCGACACGTAAACGTATCTCATTTGGTATACAAGCAATTATGTCAAGGCTTAATATATCCAGTGATGGTGATCAGATGATAAAAGAAGAGTCTCTAGAGTGTGACAGATGTCCGGTAAATATCAATCTACTATGTGGTGCAGCAAGAGAGACATCTTTGTTGGCAGCGGTGCGTGGTACATTTTTAGATGTGGTTACAGTGCTCCTGCAAAATGGTGCTAATCCAAATATTATAGCTAAACCAGTAGAGGATCATAATGATCCGAAATGTAGTGAAGAAATTTATGGTCTAAGTAATGTTCCTATAGCCGAAGCCTGCAAACAAAGATCATTACCTATGGTGGAGCTGTTGCTTAA GTATGGCGCTCGCGATGATAATGGATCAGCTTTAAGTGTTGCAGTTGCTTCTGAAGATGAGGCAATTTTAAATCGTTTACTTGCTAAACGTGTTCATCCAGATTCTGATTATAAGATCAATAAAAAGGGCTTACCAACGCCCGTAGAAGTTAAAGTTTTCTTGCCATCTGCCACAAATATTTCCTACAGTACAATGTTTCCCAATACACCAGTCATCATTGATTGGCACAATAATACAAATGTGCAGCTACCATTTGTGAG agTGAATTGGATGGTAAATGGTGTCCTGCAATTAAATCCTAAACTCCAAGGTCATCCTAAAATCACCGAAGTTGCCTTGACTGCAATAACACGTATTGATTTCTCGCATAATCATCTTACGAGTTTgccaattgaaattttcaatttagtttCATTAAA atatttaaatgtggcacaaaataaaattacacaATTACCACCGCCACCAGCTTCATCCCCTACCGGGAATAGAGCAGCATATTCATCACCAGTGCTTGAAGAATTTTACATACAAGATAATCAGTTAATTACAATACCAGCTGAAATTTTCCACTTACCATCTTTGGCGATATTGGATATATCGAATAATAAATTGCAACAAATGCCTTTTGATATGTGGAAAGCTCCCAAATTAAGGGAGCTAAACATAGCTTTCAATTTGCTTAAAGACTTGCCAATACCTCCTATGCAAACCTCATCATCGCAATTGAGTTTGGATAAATTGGATTtggaaccattttccaaatttgactCATATGGTTCGGATAATAGGAGTAAATTGAGAACATTAACTCTGCAGCCGTTAGTACATCGTAATATATGGTCAAGTAATCTAGAGATCACCGATAACGATATGAAATGGAATGAATCGAAAAAAGAAGAAGGTGTCTCACAGCTAAATAGCTTAAATATAGCGAATAATCTCTTTACTAGCATTCCAGCGGCCTTGCCTTGTTTGGCTGTCAATTTGACAAGACTTAATATGTCATACAATAGCTTAAGATCAATGGGTCATGTCACAAGTTACCCTTCAACCCTAAAACAATTAGATTTAAGCCACAATGAGATAAGTTGTTGGCCCAGTTTGCCACGCATAACAGAATCCGATCCCCATTTATTGTGCTATAGTTTTGTGGCTCAAAATCAAGGCGGTGAGGGAGACGATATTCCTTCATTTTCCAAACACAGTGGTAATAGTAATAAGGCTTCCTCATTTCGATCGACCGTTTTGAAGAGTGTATGTCGCCATAGAAGACATTTAAGATTGGAATCGTTGAGGACTTTGATATTGGCCGATAATTTACTGAACCGTATCCAATTGTCTACAGATGATGTAACGACTCTTTTCAATGAATCCGATGATTCTGATTGGAGTGTGGTGGGTTTGACCAAATCAAAATTGATATTTCCCAATCTTTCCATGTTGGATATAAGCAATAATTGTTTGAAGGAAATACCTACGTCATTGCATGAATTGACCAGTTTAAGTGTTTTGAATATTAGCGGAAATGTTAATGTTACCGATCTTCCGCCGAATTTGGGATTACTTACACGCCTATGGAATTTAAATACCCGAGGTTGTCTGCTCCAAGATCCTTTGAAATCTATGATTGagagtaaaaaatataaaactatggatattattggatatttaaAGTCGATATATGAAGATGCCCAACCCTATGCAAGAATGAAGTTAATGGTAGTTGGTGTACAAGGAATTGGAAAAACAACTTTATTGGATCTACTGAGACAGGGTGTGGGATCGCAGAAACCCCGAGCTTCCGAAAATCATTGGGCAAAACGTATGGGTCATAGTCGTAATCTTTCGAAATCCCAAAGGGGAGGTAATATTTCAACAGTGGGTGTCGATATAGGTACATGGATTTCAGAGAAACGTAAAAAAGCCCCAGGATCTCATGGGCCAGTGGTTTTTAGGACATGGGATTTTGGTGGTCAGAAAGA ATATTATGCCACacatcaatattttctatcgaaacgtAGCCTTTATTTGGTTTTATGGAAAATCACTGATGGCCACAAAGGTTTAGCGGAAATTCTTCAATGGTTGGGTAACATACAAGCCAGAGCTCCCAATTCTCCAGTTATAATTGTGGGTACACATTTCGATGCGGTTGGTGATACATTTTCTGCCGAGAAAGCCGAAGAACTTCAGCAAATAATTAGAGAGAAATTCATTGCAATACCCGATGCGGAGAAAATCGGTCTACCTCGTGTTATAGACTCCATAGAGATAAGCTGCAGAACTATGCACAACATACGTTTGTTGGCAAATATCATTTATGATACAGCATTCATGTTGAAATCTCCAGGATCTAAGGAGCCTTTActattgcaaaaaattcctGCCAGTTATATAGCCTTGGAAGACATAGTCAATGTTATATCCTGTAATCTCAGAGCATCGGGCTTGGATCCCGTTTTGGATGCTGAAAACTATCGAAAACTTGTGACTGAAGAAATGCGTTTGCACAACTATAAAAGTTTTCGCGATTCAGCTGAATTGAATCAAGCCACCATGTTTTTACATGACAATGGAGTGATACTACATTATGATGATGCTACCTTAAGGGACTATTATTTTTTGGATCCCCAGTGGTTATGCGATATGTTGGCCCATGTGGTAACAGTACGTGAAATAAATCCATTTGCCCGAACTGGTATTATGAAATTGGAAGATTTAAATTTACTCTTTCGTAACTCAAACTCAAGTTCAAATTCAAATCGTTCGTATATTGTGAGTCTATTGAATAAATTTGAAGTGGCATTAACATGGGATTCGCGAACATTACTGATCCCTTCACTTTTACCACAAAATGAAGATGTTACACCAAATGCTGGAACTATTGTTAAG atctCCCAACGTACTCGAGGTCGCAATTTAAATCTTGGCTGTTCGGTATCAAATGAAATCAACTTGAACAATTTAATATACGAACCAATTGAGCAATCTTTGAGTTCAACAAATGATTCAAATGGCTTGGAAATGGGGCTTCGTCGTGTTTTGCTAATGACCTATTTTCCCTCGGGATTTTGGTCGCGTTTAATAACTCGTCTATTGGCTGATGAACATATAACGGATGCCATAAAATCCGTGTATACAACAGCAAACGAT caatCCCTTGAATTTGATTTACGTACCTCTTTGGAACATGACACTCAATGGAATTTATGGCAAACTGGCTTATCTCTCTACTATGGACCTATATTAGTTTTCAAAATATGGGAATTACCTTTTCAATTATCCCATACCACACAACCTTTTCGGAATAGTAATAATCGTTTTAAGCTTAAACTCGATGGAGTTTGGAGTGATATTAATCTATGCAATTCTAGCATATTGGAGATATCATTTCCTCTTACTCATGTCAATATATACCAAGAAATCGAAGATGGAGCTCGTCAACATTTAGCTCACATTGAACCTAATATGCCAATTATAGCAAAACTTTTAGCTTTAGCTGTAGATCATATTGATTTACTACTTGAAGATTGGTATCCCTCATTGGGTACACGTTTTGTTCATACATCGGAGGGAAGATTTTTGATAACACGTTTGGTAATGTGTccgaaatgtttgaaaaaattggctttaaatAATAAGAAAACAGAATCTTccgatggtggtggtggtgcagGAGGAGGTGCTGATACCTCCGATAGTTCGGTTGCGATGGGTGGTGGTGctggctacactcaaaaaacgcgAACGAAGAGACCTATGTATTATCATGCTGGTGATAATGGAGATGATCTCCAGTTAAATGTTTTTTCAGCATACTTAAATGCCACAGCAAGAAGAGAGCGCAGATCAGAG GATTCCCTTTGTTCTGATGCTGATTCTGGTGTTGGTCCTGATTCGGCTGGTTCATCACGTAATACCTCTGTCGATGGTCATCCGTTGTataatattccagatatatccaATGTTTGTTACACTTGGATGATTGAAGAATGTATATTATCGGTATATAATCAGACAAAAATCTCTTGTCCCGTACATTTAGAAATGGTCATGATGAAATTGGCTCCTGATGTCGTTTTCGCCGATATACCCGAAAAATATACCATCAATTCGGAAAGTATCATAAAGGGTTCTCTGTTAGGTCGTGGAGCATTTGGTTTTGTATTCAAGGCAACATGTAAAATTAAAGGATCTCGTAATTTCCGGTCAGTAGCCATGAAAATGCTGCAGCCAGTACCACCGGGTCCAAGAGCCAAAGAAAGTGCATTAATGGCATATAAAGTTGCGCTTGGAAAATGGGATCGTGATCCATTGCAGCATGCATGTAAGGCCTATTGCACGGCTAGACAAGAGTTGGCTGTGCTATTGACACTGAAACATCCGAATATTGTACCGCTCGTTGGTATTTGTATTAAACCATTGGCTTTGGTTCTAGAACTAGCACCAATGGGTGGTTTGGATTCGATTCTTCGTCAGCATCGGCGCAGTGGTGCTCACATTGGTCCGCATACATTCCAAATATTGGTATTACAAGCAGCTCGAGCAATTGAGTATTTACATCGTAGAAGGATTATATATCGTGATTTAAAATCGGAAAATGTTTTGGTTTGGGATTTTCCTCAGCCCCATGC AGAGGATAGTCCACGtaattctatacatataaaaatagcagatTATGGTATAAGTCGCCAGACTGCTCCAAGTGGTTCTAAAGGATTTGGAGGCACAGAAGGTTTTATGGCCCCGGAAATTATTCGCTACAACGGAGAAGAAGAATACACTGAAAAG GTTGATTGTTTCTCCTTTGGTATGTTTATCTATGAGAATATTAGTTTACGGCAACCTTTCGAAGGCCACGAATCGATTAAAGAGTGCATATTGGAAGGAAGTAGACCAGCTTTGACCCAACGTGAAACACAATTTCCAACCTATTGTTTAGATCTCATGGTTTTATGCTGGGATGAGTTGCCTAAGAAAAGACCTACAGCCAGTCAAATTGTTTCCATACTCACAGCACCTGAATGTATACATTTACTGGATGTTATAGCCTTGCCGCACAGTGATAAAGTTGTGTGTGGTGGCTTTAGCATTAATAATGCCAACAACATGGGCGAAG AAGAGTCTTCCGACTTAGAATTATGGTTACCTGGCTATAATTCTCATATTGATATTTTGGACACCACTATACATGGTCAATTTTTACAATCGAGCACAATTAAATGCACTAACAAATTTATCTCTTCCGATCCAAAATCACCACGAGTTGAAGAAGTCTCACTGAAATCTCAATCCTCTTCACCGCTGAATACCCCCTCATCATTGCAGGCATCCTCATCATCAGGCTCGTCGTCACGCACATCGTCAGCAACTCGATTGCCACGAATAAATATGCTTTGCTGTTGTATAATAGAACAATGCATATGGATAGGCGATGCAGCTGGAACTTTACATTCCTATAGTCTAACAGATTATACgcatatattttcatatatattagATCCAGCCATTAAATCACCATTGATAAGTCTGGTCTATTTGCGAGATATTGAACGAGTTGCAGTGGGTTTACACAACGGGCGGGTATTTTTGGTTGATAGTTGCAAAGTTCCTTCGAATTGTGCCTTTGCCGAAGGTtcattcgttttaactgaaatcTGTTCTGGATTAATATTGCACTGTGCTTGTGCCATCATGGTTGAAGG GACTTATGAGTTATGGTGCGGTGAAATGGCAggcaaactaaatgtttttccATTGAGTAAAACCGGAGTATGCGGTCACCAGGCTCTATGTCATAGCGATGAACCAAATTCCATTGAAGATTTGCGCGTGGCAAGAATGTGTAGCAATGAAAGTTACATTTTCACATGCCTTTATCCAGGTTTTATGGTTTATCAATGGCATgcggaaaataaaacaattgaaaataaattggatTGTTCCAAATTATTGCCATGCTCTGAATCGCTTAAAAGCATAGCCATCGATGAACATTTGAGCCTTATAAAATGTCAAATATCAGCTTTATGTGCTCATGGTCAGGAATTGTATATTGGAACTACATGGGGATGTTTAATAATTGCCGAAGTGAATACATTACGACCAATTGCTGTATTTCGTCCATATGAAAATGAA ATCAAATCAATTATATCTGTACCAAATCAAAATGTACCACTTATTGCAACAATTGGCAGACGTTATCGATCTCTGATATCACGTTATATGGATTCAGCTGAGACGACAACGGTGAAAAATGTGGTAACTCCTACACATTTTGatcattttaaaaatcaatataaatCCATAAATCCACAACAGGATGTTGACAACCACATACATGTACTATTATGGAAAGCTAAAGATTGGACgtaa